A stretch of the Dyella telluris genome encodes the following:
- a CDS encoding YdbL family protein has translation MRKLVYGLLTMLLVALVGCVTINVYFPEAAAQKAADQFIGTVLDNAPAPAPKGDETAPPAKKGSQPSAMLLDLLIPAAYAADTPNLRIQTATTDAIHGRMQARFRDTLAPLFNSGVVGFTQDGLVAVRDAGKVPLDQRSAVNAAVADENRDRNALYREVANANNHPDWEGQIRTTFAKGWIERARAGWYYQDTSGAWKQK, from the coding sequence ATGCGCAAGCTCGTCTATGGATTGCTGACCATGCTGCTGGTTGCGCTGGTGGGGTGCGTCACCATCAATGTGTACTTCCCTGAGGCGGCCGCGCAGAAGGCGGCTGATCAGTTCATCGGCACCGTGCTGGACAACGCGCCCGCGCCGGCACCCAAGGGTGACGAGACTGCGCCGCCGGCGAAAAAGGGCAGCCAGCCCTCCGCCATGCTGCTGGATCTGCTGATTCCCGCTGCCTATGCCGCCGACACGCCCAACCTGCGCATCCAGACGGCGACCACGGATGCCATCCACGGGCGCATGCAGGCGCGCTTCCGCGACACGCTGGCGCCCCTGTTCAACAGTGGCGTGGTGGGCTTCACCCAGGATGGCCTGGTGGCCGTGCGTGACGCCGGCAAGGTGCCCCTGGACCAGCGTTCGGCAGTGAATGCCGCCGTTGCCGACGAAAACCGGGATCGCAATGCCCTGTATCGCGAAGTGGCCAACGCCAACAACCACCCGGACTGGGAGGGACAGATCCGCACCACGTTCGCCAAGGGCTGGATCGAGCGGGCACGTGCGGGCTGGTATTATCAGGACACCTCGGGCGCCTGGAAGCAGAAGTAA
- the lepB gene encoding signal peptidase I, with protein MDFDFSAILLGLTVLFGVIWGLDRLFFYKSRKAKADAAGKEVREPVAVDWARSLFPVVLVVLVLRSFVAEPFRIPSGSMMPTLDVGDFILVNKFAYGLRMPAFNNKFVSLGEPKRGDVVVFRFPGYLCEDGGKLVRSGDQSCADPHAPVPSQNWIKRVVGMPGDRVEMHGDQLIVNGQPVAADLVGPYEGDPKRAESRLMLEMGATVWNEHLPNGEGGVVNHLTARMPNYAVPPPLPNPRVPLVVPQGCYLAMGDNRYNSTDSRWWGCLPEQNLAGKAFLIWLSWTGSGIAFHRMGTVIH; from the coding sequence ATGGATTTTGATTTTTCGGCGATTCTGCTTGGCCTGACCGTCCTGTTTGGCGTCATATGGGGCCTGGACCGCCTGTTCTTCTACAAGTCGCGCAAGGCCAAGGCTGACGCCGCAGGCAAGGAAGTGCGCGAGCCGGTGGCGGTCGACTGGGCCCGCTCCCTGTTTCCGGTCGTGCTGGTGGTGCTGGTGCTGCGCTCGTTCGTGGCTGAGCCGTTCCGTATTCCCTCCGGCTCGATGATGCCCACGCTCGACGTGGGTGATTTCATCCTGGTGAACAAGTTCGCCTACGGCTTGCGCATGCCGGCCTTCAACAACAAGTTCGTCAGCCTGGGCGAGCCCAAGCGTGGCGACGTGGTGGTGTTCCGCTTCCCCGGCTATCTGTGCGAGGACGGCGGCAAGCTGGTGCGCAGTGGCGACCAGAGCTGTGCCGATCCGCACGCGCCGGTGCCCAGCCAGAACTGGATCAAGCGCGTGGTCGGCATGCCGGGGGACCGTGTGGAAATGCACGGCGACCAGCTGATCGTGAACGGGCAGCCGGTGGCTGCTGACCTGGTGGGTCCGTATGAGGGTGACCCCAAGCGCGCCGAATCCCGCTTGATGCTGGAGATGGGCGCCACCGTATGGAACGAGCATCTGCCGAACGGCGAGGGTGGTGTCGTCAACCACCTCACCGCCCGCATGCCCAACTATGCCGTGCCGCCGCCGCTACCCAACCCGCGCGTGCCGCTGGTGGTGCCGCAGGGCTGCTATCTGGCCATGGGCGACAACCGCTATAACAGTACGGACAGCCGTTGGTGGGGCTGCCTGCCGGAGCAGAACCTTGCCGGCAAGGCGTTCCTGATCTGGCTTAGCTGGACCGGCTCGGGCATTGCGTTCCATCGCATGGGCACGGTCATTCACTGA
- the lepA gene encoding translation elongation factor 4, which translates to MELIRNFSIIAHIDHGKSTLADRIIQICGGLTEREMEAQVLDNNPIERERGITIKAQSVSLPYKARDGKTYQLNFIDTPGHVDFSYEVSRSLAACEGALLVVDAAQGVEAQSVANCYTAVEMGLEVVPVLNKIDLPTADPEKVKGEIEAVIGIDADDAVAVSAKTGQNVVEVLEAIVARIPPPKVGDTDRLQALIIDSWFDNYLGVVSLVRVVQGEIKPGDKLLVMSTGRAHEVSEVGVFTPKRKKLDKLSPGEVGWITASIKDVHGAPVGDTLTLAGKPADKPLSGFQTMQPRVFAGLFPVSADDYPALREALDKLRLNDAALFFEPESSEAMGFGFRCGFLGMLHMEIVQERLEREYDLDLITTAPTVVYEVLRSDGSILMLDNPAKLPQSHLIGEIREPIIVANILTPPDYIGNIITLCEEKRGVQRSIQYLATQVQITYEMPLAEVVLDFFDRLKSVSRGYASMDYHFERFEAGPFVRVDVLINGDRVDALSLIVHRIHAERRGRDLVERMKDLIPRQQFDVAIQAAIGAQIVARSTVKALRKNVLAKCYGGDVSRKKKLLEKQKEGKKRMKQVGRVEIPQEAFLAVLKVDK; encoded by the coding sequence ATGGAACTGATCCGAAACTTCTCCATCATCGCCCATATCGATCACGGCAAGTCCACGCTGGCCGATCGCATCATCCAGATCTGCGGCGGCTTGACCGAGCGCGAGATGGAAGCCCAGGTGCTCGACAACAACCCGATCGAGCGCGAGCGCGGCATCACCATCAAGGCCCAGTCCGTGTCGCTGCCTTACAAGGCGCGCGACGGCAAGACCTATCAGCTGAACTTCATCGACACCCCGGGCCACGTCGACTTCTCCTACGAGGTGAGTCGCTCCCTGGCGGCGTGCGAAGGCGCGCTGCTGGTGGTGGATGCGGCGCAGGGCGTTGAAGCCCAGTCCGTGGCCAACTGCTACACGGCGGTGGAGATGGGGCTGGAAGTGGTGCCCGTGCTCAACAAGATCGACCTGCCCACGGCCGATCCGGAAAAGGTGAAGGGCGAAATCGAGGCCGTGATCGGCATCGACGCCGATGATGCGGTGGCCGTCAGTGCCAAGACCGGACAAAACGTCGTCGAAGTGCTCGAGGCCATCGTGGCGCGCATTCCGCCGCCGAAGGTGGGTGACACCGACCGCCTGCAGGCGCTGATCATCGACTCCTGGTTCGACAACTACCTTGGCGTCGTGTCGCTGGTGCGCGTGGTGCAGGGCGAGATCAAGCCGGGCGACAAGCTGCTGGTGATGTCCACCGGCCGCGCGCATGAAGTGAGCGAAGTGGGCGTGTTCACGCCCAAGCGCAAGAAGCTCGACAAGCTTTCGCCGGGCGAAGTGGGCTGGATCACCGCATCGATCAAGGACGTACACGGCGCGCCCGTGGGCGACACGCTGACGCTGGCCGGCAAGCCCGCCGACAAGCCGCTGTCGGGCTTCCAGACCATGCAGCCGCGCGTGTTCGCCGGCCTGTTCCCGGTGTCCGCCGATGACTACCCGGCACTGCGCGAGGCGCTCGACAAGCTGCGCCTCAACGATGCGGCGCTGTTCTTCGAGCCGGAAAGTTCAGAGGCCATGGGCTTCGGCTTCCGCTGCGGCTTCCTTGGCATGCTGCACATGGAGATCGTGCAGGAGCGCCTGGAGCGCGAATACGATCTGGACCTGATCACCACCGCGCCCACCGTGGTGTACGAGGTGCTCAGGAGCGACGGTTCCATCCTGATGCTGGACAACCCGGCGAAGTTGCCGCAGTCCCATCTGATCGGTGAAATCCGCGAACCCATCATCGTCGCGAATATCCTCACGCCGCCCGACTACATCGGCAACATCATCACGTTGTGCGAAGAAAAGCGCGGCGTGCAGCGCTCCATCCAGTACCTGGCCACCCAGGTGCAGATCACCTATGAAATGCCGCTGGCCGAGGTGGTGCTCGACTTCTTCGATCGCCTGAAGTCGGTGTCGCGCGGCTATGCCTCGATGGACTATCACTTCGAGCGTTTCGAAGCGGGCCCGTTCGTGCGCGTGGACGTACTCATCAATGGCGATCGCGTGGACGCGCTGAGCCTGATCGTTCACCGCATCCACGCCGAACGCCGTGGTCGCGACCTGGTGGAGCGCATGAAGGATCTGATCCCGCGCCAGCAGTTCGACGTGGCGATCCAGGCGGCCATTGGCGCCCAGATCGTGGCCCGTTCCACCGTGAAGGCGCTTCGCAAGAACGTGCTGGCCAAGTGCTACGGTGGCGACGTCAGCCGAAAGAAGAAGCTGCTGGAGAAGCAGAAGGAAGGCAAGAAGCGCATGAAGCAGGTGGGTCGCGTCGAGATCCCGCAGGAAGCGTTCCTTGCCGTATTGAAGGTGGATAAGTAA
- a CDS encoding sigma-E factor negative regulatory protein, protein MTDNQRENLSAGMDGELSKEELRFLLRRLDHDASLQEAWSRYHVARDGLRHELSPLASEGFASRVMLVIEQEGVVVRQGKRRHWLHWSAGGAIAAGVAVAALMVAQPAGQGGDRLSPHVAAAPTATTMESSATAQATRSESPAVAPPGLNVYSDVPYKISQQASATLEGDNSSTLLYSRNSLTPYRVARYPAASNGDGSYLLLIHPDQQPAQSAAGPQ, encoded by the coding sequence ATGACTGACAATCAACGCGAAAACCTTTCTGCCGGCATGGACGGCGAGCTGTCGAAGGAAGAGCTGCGCTTTCTGTTGCGCCGGCTCGATCATGACGCCTCGCTCCAGGAGGCCTGGTCGCGCTACCACGTCGCGCGGGACGGCTTGCGCCATGAGCTTTCCCCGCTGGCCTCCGAAGGCTTTGCGTCCCGGGTCATGCTGGTCATCGAGCAGGAAGGTGTCGTCGTCCGGCAAGGCAAGCGTCGGCACTGGCTGCACTGGTCGGCCGGTGGCGCCATTGCCGCTGGCGTGGCCGTGGCCGCCCTCATGGTGGCCCAGCCTGCCGGGCAGGGTGGCGATCGCCTGTCGCCGCACGTGGCGGCGGCCCCAACGGCGACGACCATGGAGAGCAGCGCGACGGCCCAGGCCACCCGCTCGGAGTCGCCGGCCGTGGCACCGCCCGGGTTGAACGTTTATTCCGATGTCCCCTACAAGATCAGCCAGCAGGCCTCGGCCACGCTGGAAGGCGACAACAGCAGCACGCTGCTGTATTCGCGCAACAGCCTGACCCCGTATCGCGTGGCGCGCTACCCCGCGGCCAGCAATGGCGATGGCAGTTACCTGCTGCTGATCCATCCTGACCAGCAGCCCGCCCAGTCTGCGGCCGGCCCGCAATGA
- the rlmD gene encoding 23S rRNA (uracil(1939)-C(5))-methyltransferase RlmD produces MNEFEATITDLSHEGKGVTRIDGKAVFVSGALLGEDVRLRIRKRHRHYDEAEVVELLTRSPHRVEPKCRHFGQCGGCSLQHLDAVAQIEVKQRVLKDNFERIGKVEPQIWLPPLTDEPWGYRRKGRLSVRSVAKKGRVLVGFREESNPRFVADITQCEVVHPALGPKIGLLAELVSGMDAATDIPQIEFAAGDDVVALVFRHMVALSERDQAALIEFGKQHGFAIYLQPGGVTSVHPLWPEAPRLAFRIPSGNAAIDDVELEFRPLDFVQVNAGMNRRMMARTMELLDPQPTDRVLDLFCGLGNFTLPIGRRVAEVVGVEGEHGLVERAAENAARNGITHARFEVANLFEDQRHAHWAKQAWDKVLLDPPRAGADKVLEYLPHKETRRIVYVSCHPGSLARDAGILVQKHGFRLSAAGVMDMFPHTAHVESIALFER; encoded by the coding sequence ATGAATGAATTCGAAGCCACCATCACCGACCTGAGCCACGAAGGCAAAGGCGTTACCCGCATCGACGGCAAGGCCGTGTTTGTCAGCGGCGCGCTGTTGGGCGAGGACGTCAGGCTGCGCATCCGCAAGCGCCACCGTCACTACGACGAAGCGGAGGTGGTGGAGCTGCTTACCCGTTCACCGCATCGCGTGGAGCCGAAGTGCCGTCACTTCGGTCAGTGCGGCGGCTGCTCGTTGCAGCATCTGGATGCCGTGGCGCAGATCGAGGTGAAGCAGCGCGTGCTGAAGGACAACTTCGAGCGCATCGGCAAGGTGGAGCCGCAGATCTGGCTGCCGCCCTTGACCGACGAGCCCTGGGGCTATCGTCGCAAGGGGCGCCTGTCGGTGCGCTCGGTGGCGAAGAAGGGCCGCGTGCTGGTCGGTTTCCGCGAAGAGAGCAACCCGCGCTTCGTTGCCGACATCACCCAGTGCGAGGTGGTGCATCCGGCACTGGGCCCCAAGATCGGCCTGCTGGCCGAGCTGGTGAGTGGCATGGACGCGGCAACGGATATCCCGCAGATCGAGTTCGCGGCCGGTGACGACGTGGTGGCGCTGGTGTTCCGCCATATGGTGGCGCTGAGCGAGCGCGACCAGGCGGCACTGATCGAGTTCGGCAAGCAGCATGGGTTTGCCATCTACCTGCAGCCCGGCGGCGTGACCAGCGTGCATCCATTGTGGCCGGAGGCGCCGCGACTGGCGTTCCGTATCCCCAGCGGCAATGCCGCCATTGACGATGTCGAGCTGGAATTCCGTCCGCTCGATTTCGTGCAGGTCAACGCCGGCATGAATCGCCGCATGATGGCGCGCACCATGGAGCTGCTGGATCCGCAGCCGACCGACCGCGTGCTGGATCTGTTCTGTGGCCTCGGCAACTTCACCCTGCCCATAGGCCGTCGCGTGGCCGAGGTGGTGGGCGTGGAAGGCGAGCATGGCCTGGTGGAGCGCGCCGCCGAAAACGCCGCGCGAAACGGCATCACCCATGCGCGCTTCGAAGTGGCCAACCTGTTCGAGGACCAGCGCCACGCGCACTGGGCCAAACAAGCCTGGGACAAGGTGCTGCTGGATCCGCCGCGCGCCGGCGCCGACAAGGTGCTGGAGTACCTGCCGCACAAGGAGACCCGTCGCATCGTCTACGTGTCGTGCCATCCGGGTTCGCTGGCGCGTGACGCCGGCATCCTCGTGCAGAAGCATGGATTCCGCTTGAGCGCGGCCGGCGTGATGGATATGTTCCCCCATACCGCGCACGTCGAGTCGATCGCCTTGTTCGAGCGCTGA
- the recO gene encoding DNA repair protein RecO: protein MRIEQQPAYVLHSRPYRETSLLLECLTRDHGRLGIVARGVRRERARVQRAQLEPFQRLSLDLLQRGELATLVAAESVHVPLRLMGDAGLAGLYLNELAVRLTGRQDPLPELFDAYARTLPRLASGEPLAWSLRRFERDLLEAVGYALQLEFEAESGEPLEPGQLYRYVVEQGPSPCRPGTAHALRGADLLALAADVSPDAAGLSALRAMMREVIRFHLGGGELRAWHVLGGAVARR from the coding sequence ATGCGCATCGAACAGCAGCCTGCCTATGTGCTTCACTCGCGCCCGTACCGCGAGACTTCGCTGCTGCTTGAATGCCTGACCCGGGATCACGGGCGGCTGGGCATCGTTGCCCGGGGTGTCCGGCGTGAGCGCGCACGCGTGCAGCGCGCCCAGCTCGAACCGTTCCAGCGACTCTCGCTGGATCTGCTGCAGCGGGGTGAGCTGGCCACGCTGGTGGCGGCCGAGAGTGTGCATGTGCCGCTGCGTCTGATGGGTGATGCCGGTCTCGCCGGCCTTTACCTCAACGAACTGGCGGTAAGGCTGACCGGCCGTCAGGATCCCTTGCCTGAACTATTCGACGCCTACGCACGAACCTTGCCGCGCCTGGCCAGTGGTGAGCCGTTGGCGTGGAGCCTCAGGCGTTTCGAGCGCGACCTTCTGGAGGCGGTGGGCTACGCGCTGCAGCTGGAGTTCGAGGCGGAATCGGGCGAGCCGCTGGAGCCAGGGCAGCTCTACCGTTATGTGGTCGAGCAGGGGCCGTCACCGTGTCGACCCGGCACGGCGCATGCGTTGCGGGGTGCCGATCTGCTCGCGCTTGCCGCCGATGTGTCGCCGGACGCGGCCGGCCTCTCGGCTCTGCGCGCGATGATGCGAGAAGTGATCCGCTTTCATCTGGGCGGTGGCGAGTTGCGCGCCTGGCATGTGCTGGGCGGGGCGGTCGCGCGCCGCTGA
- the rnc gene encoding ribonuclease III: MTKLAYRFRDPSLGQLALTHRSAGRPNNERMEFLGDALLGVVVAELLYEAHPNASEGELSRLRAQLVNGQALAVLARELELGDELKLGSGELKSGGFRRDSILADAFEALVAAVYLDAGFEACRTVVRELFEPLVAAIPRSSKDAKTRLQELLQGRGWPLPQYDLIDSHGEDHAKTFDVSCEINEPAPIRAEGRGASRRAAEQDAAETVLRRLQELNP; this comes from the coding sequence TTGACCAAACTCGCCTATCGTTTTCGCGATCCATCCCTTGGCCAGCTGGCGCTGACGCATCGCAGCGCTGGCCGGCCAAACAACGAGCGGATGGAATTCCTCGGGGACGCCCTGCTTGGCGTGGTCGTGGCCGAGCTGTTGTACGAGGCCCATCCGAACGCCAGTGAAGGCGAGTTGTCCCGACTCCGGGCGCAGCTGGTGAATGGCCAGGCACTGGCCGTGCTGGCCCGCGAGCTGGAGCTGGGGGATGAGCTGAAACTGGGGTCCGGCGAGCTGAAAAGCGGCGGATTCCGGCGCGACTCCATCCTGGCCGATGCCTTCGAGGCGCTGGTGGCGGCGGTCTATCTGGATGCCGGTTTCGAGGCCTGTCGCACGGTGGTGCGGGAGCTGTTCGAGCCACTGGTGGCCGCCATTCCGCGCTCTTCCAAGGATGCCAAGACCCGCCTGCAGGAGCTCCTGCAGGGGCGGGGTTGGCCCCTTCCGCAGTACGATCTGATCGACAGCCATGGCGAAGATCACGCCAAAACCTTCGACGTGTCCTGCGAAATCAACGAACCGGCGCCCATTCGTGCCGAGGGTCGCGGCGCCAGTCGCCGGGCCGCCGAACAGGACGCCGCCGAAACCGTGCTGCGTCGATTGCAGGAACTGAACCCATGA
- a CDS encoding DegQ family serine endoprotease has protein sequence MNRLALRTLSCAAVMSLALAGGVQAQNAAPAMSGLPDFTSIVQKNAPAVVHVEAKYSGKKQSKARPGSRSMPGMPGDDDDSDDPQAEMFRRFFGMPMMPSPEEQARTSLGSGFIISPDGYVLTNTHVVDGADTVTVRLQDRRVLTAKVVGSDPQYDIALLKIDAKGGLPAVSIGDSRTLKPGQWVLAIGSPFGFDYTVTQGIVSAVGRNLGSQDQPYTSFIQTDVPINRGNSGGPLFDLQGRVVGVNSQIYSNTGGYQGVAFSIPIDVAMNVVKQIKDKGYVSRGQLGVMVQQVSDDMVKALKLDNATGAAVTQVTKGSAAEKAGIRPGDVILAYNGQSINSSADLPPLVGQTPPGTKANVEILRDGKKETVAVTVAEMPRDKKAAMASSDGEQPAARSAASALGLSVQDLDSDTRQQLGLKAGEGVAISNVTGPVAARAGLQPGDVVLMVNQKKVGSVTAFRDATKDAKPGDTVLLLVRHGDQSGFVGLTVPGGKDE, from the coding sequence ATGAATCGACTTGCCCTGCGTACGCTGTCGTGTGCTGCCGTGATGTCACTGGCGCTGGCCGGTGGCGTGCAGGCCCAGAACGCCGCGCCTGCGATGTCAGGTCTGCCTGACTTCACCAGCATCGTGCAGAAGAATGCTCCCGCGGTAGTGCACGTGGAGGCGAAGTACAGCGGCAAGAAGCAGTCCAAGGCGCGGCCTGGCTCGCGCAGCATGCCCGGCATGCCGGGCGATGATGACGACAGCGATGATCCGCAGGCGGAAATGTTCCGCCGCTTCTTCGGCATGCCCATGATGCCCTCGCCGGAAGAGCAGGCACGCACCTCGCTGGGCTCGGGCTTCATCATCTCGCCGGATGGCTATGTGCTGACCAACACCCACGTGGTGGATGGTGCCGATACCGTCACGGTGCGCTTGCAGGATCGTCGCGTGCTGACCGCCAAGGTGGTGGGCAGTGATCCGCAGTACGACATCGCGTTGCTGAAGATCGATGCGAAAGGTGGCCTGCCGGCCGTGAGCATCGGCGATTCCCGCACGCTGAAGCCGGGCCAGTGGGTGCTCGCGATCGGCTCGCCGTTTGGCTTCGACTACACGGTAACGCAGGGCATCGTGAGTGCCGTGGGGCGCAACCTGGGCAGCCAGGACCAGCCCTATACCTCGTTCATCCAGACTGACGTGCCGATCAATCGCGGCAATTCCGGTGGTCCGCTGTTTGACCTGCAGGGGCGCGTGGTGGGCGTCAATTCCCAGATCTATTCGAACACCGGCGGCTACCAGGGCGTGGCGTTCTCCATCCCGATCGACGTGGCCATGAACGTGGTCAAGCAGATCAAGGACAAGGGGTACGTGTCGCGCGGCCAGCTCGGCGTGATGGTTCAGCAGGTCAGCGACGATATGGTCAAGGCGCTCAAGCTCGACAACGCGACGGGCGCTGCCGTGACCCAGGTGACCAAGGGCAGTGCGGCGGAAAAGGCCGGCATTCGCCCGGGCGACGTGATCCTTGCCTACAACGGCCAGAGCATCAATTCGAGCGCCGATCTGCCGCCACTGGTGGGTCAGACCCCGCCGGGCACCAAGGCCAACGTGGAAATCCTGCGCGATGGCAAGAAGGAAACCGTGGCCGTGACGGTGGCCGAGATGCCGCGTGACAAGAAGGCGGCCATGGCATCCAGTGACGGCGAGCAGCCCGCTGCCCGCAGCGCGGCCAGTGCGCTGGGCCTGTCGGTTCAGGATCTGGACAGCGACACCCGCCAGCAACTCGGCCTCAAGGCGGGCGAGGGTGTGGCTATCAGCAATGTCACCGGCCCGGTGGCGGCTCGCGCCGGGTTGCAGCCGGGTGACGTGGTCCTGATGGTCAACCAGAAAAAGGTGGGCAGCGTTACGGCTTTTCGTGATGCCACGAAGGACGCGAAGCCGGGTGATACCGTGCTTTTGCTGGTCCGCCATGGCGACCAGAGTGGGTTCGTCGGGCTGACCGTGCCCGGCGGCAAGGACGAGTAA
- a CDS encoding DUF4845 domain-containing protein: MKSKQTGITLIGFLVVLVVVSFFGYMAMKLVPAYTEFAGVSKAMTQLASEDSTRSPQQVRVDLMKKLDFQYVSDDTITPQDINLKRSGNSTELNISYDKRIPFLYNIDFLVHFEKSVTLQGNVDG, encoded by the coding sequence ATGAAATCGAAGCAGACCGGCATCACCCTGATCGGGTTTCTTGTCGTGCTCGTGGTGGTGAGTTTTTTTGGCTACATGGCAATGAAGCTTGTGCCGGCCTATACGGAATTCGCGGGCGTCTCCAAGGCGATGACCCAGCTGGCGTCCGAAGACTCGACCAGGAGCCCGCAGCAGGTTCGCGTTGATCTGATGAAGAAGCTGGATTTCCAGTACGTGAGCGACGACACCATCACGCCGCAGGACATCAACCTCAAGCGCAGTGGTAACTCGACCGAGCTCAATATCAGTTACGACAAGCGCATTCCCTTTCTTTACAACATCGACTTCCTGGTGCACTTCGAAAAGAGTGTGACGCTGCAGGGTAATGTCGACGGTTAA
- the era gene encoding GTPase Era, giving the protein MNDNIEIDLGAPAELPHNDFRCGTVALAGRPNVGKSTLLNALIGFRLSIVSPRPQTTRHRILGIATSEAGQIMYVDTPGLHRGAKRAMNRSLNRAARSAISEVDVVVQVIESGRWTDEDEALYDALVEQKVPRLLVINKVDLTKDKTVMLPFVAELMTRHSFDDVYYVSALKEKGLKELEKGILKRLPVQPPVFGEDEITDRSERFLAAEMVREQLMLRLDQELPYATTVEIEQFTDRPDGVAEIHAVIWVERDGQKAIVIGNGGAQLKAIGTSARRHMEKAFERKVFLRLWVKVREGWVDDETMLKKFGYTD; this is encoded by the coding sequence ATGAACGACAACATCGAAATTGATCTCGGCGCACCAGCCGAACTTCCCCACAACGACTTCCGCTGCGGCACCGTGGCGCTGGCGGGTCGTCCCAATGTGGGCAAGTCGACCCTGCTCAACGCGCTGATCGGCTTTCGCCTCTCCATCGTCAGTCCGCGCCCGCAGACCACGCGCCACCGCATCCTTGGCATCGCCACCAGCGAAGCCGGGCAGATCATGTACGTGGACACCCCGGGGCTGCATCGTGGCGCCAAGCGTGCCATGAACCGCAGCCTGAACCGCGCCGCCCGGTCCGCCATCAGTGAGGTTGACGTGGTGGTGCAGGTGATCGAGTCCGGCCGCTGGACCGACGAAGACGAGGCGCTCTATGACGCACTCGTCGAACAGAAGGTGCCGCGCCTGCTCGTCATCAACAAGGTTGACCTGACGAAAGACAAGACGGTGATGCTCCCGTTCGTGGCGGAGCTGATGACGCGGCACAGCTTCGACGACGTGTACTACGTCAGTGCCCTGAAGGAAAAGGGCCTGAAGGAGCTTGAAAAAGGCATCCTCAAGCGCCTGCCGGTGCAGCCGCCGGTGTTCGGCGAGGACGAGATCACCGATCGCAGCGAACGTTTCCTTGCCGCCGAGATGGTGCGCGAGCAGCTCATGCTTCGCCTGGATCAGGAGCTTCCCTACGCCACCACGGTGGAGATCGAGCAGTTCACGGATCGCCCGGATGGCGTGGCCGAGATCCATGCCGTGATCTGGGTGGAGCGTGACGGCCAGAAGGCCATCGTGATCGGCAACGGTGGTGCGCAGCTCAAGGCCATCGGCACGTCGGCGCGTCGCCACATGGAGAAAGCCTTCGAGCGCAAGGTGTTCCTGCGTTTGTGGGTAAAGGTCCGCGAAGGCTGGGTCGACGACGAGACCATGCTGAAGAAGTTCGGTTACACCGACTGA
- a CDS encoding response regulator has translation MQQIFPSPLPGHRDLPDAVRALVADDDPSSRFFLVEALRSLGLDAQACHDGPSAIALARQEAFDLILLDCRMPGAGAEEVLAALRGDPLARSSDCTAVATSADMDVSLRHRLLSAEFSEVLQKPCSLTDLRRILALVQADTTATPLLDDAQAIATMGDAGVVKAMRTLLRVELASLYQDLDALTGDTAALADRLHRLRSSCGFCGAAALGAQTIVLQRHLKSGIPGPPAPLSRFRRALLATLNALAAEEGA, from the coding sequence ATGCAACAAATATTTCCCAGCCCCCTTCCGGGCCATCGGGATTTGCCCGATGCCGTGCGCGCGCTCGTGGCGGACGACGACCCGAGCAGCCGGTTTTTCCTGGTGGAAGCGCTGCGCTCCCTTGGCCTGGATGCCCAGGCCTGCCATGACGGCCCCTCCGCCATCGCCTTGGCACGCCAGGAAGCCTTTGACCTGATTCTGCTGGACTGCCGCATGCCCGGCGCGGGCGCCGAGGAAGTGCTGGCCGCGCTGCGCGGCGACCCGCTTGCCCGCTCCAGTGACTGCACCGCGGTCGCCACCAGTGCCGACATGGATGTGTCACTGCGCCATCGCCTGCTCTCGGCCGAGTTCAGCGAGGTGCTGCAGAAGCCTTGCAGTCTGACGGACCTGCGCCGCATCCTGGCCCTGGTGCAGGCCGACACCACCGCCACACCGCTGCTGGACGACGCGCAGGCCATCGCCACCATGGGCGATGCCGGGGTCGTGAAGGCCATGCGTACGCTGTTGCGGGTGGAACTGGCCAGCCTGTACCAGGACCTGGATGCCCTCACCGGGGACACCGCCGCGCTGGCCGACCGCCTGCATCGCCTGCGCTCTTCCTGCGGGTTCTGCGGGGCCGCCGCCCTGGGCGCGCAGACCATCGTGCTGCAGCGGCATCTGAAATCCGGCATCCCCGGGCCGCCGGCACCGTTGTCGCGCTTCCGGCGCGCCCTGCTCGCCACCCTCAACGCGCTGGCGGCCGAAGAAGGTGCCTGA